The Actinomycetota bacterium genome includes a window with the following:
- a CDS encoding S1 RNA-binding domain-containing protein has translation MLSQGMIIKGRVVRLEEYGAFVEVPLFPENPEDPQVVTGLCHVSEVDRDYVENIFAYLAEDQEVEVKVLNIKEDGKVDLSIKQADPDWEPEPTQPRRSKLDKDFDKRLRRFMHQSQMIQGEARRQRESRR, from the coding sequence TTGCTCAGCCAAGGGATGATCATCAAGGGAAGGGTCGTCCGGCTCGAGGAGTACGGGGCGTTCGTGGAGGTGCCCCTGTTCCCCGAGAACCCGGAGGACCCGCAGGTCGTCACCGGCCTGTGTCACGTGTCCGAGGTCGACCGCGACTACGTCGAGAACATCTTCGCCTACCTCGCCGAAGACCAGGAGGTCGAGGTCAAGGTCCTCAACATCAAGGAGGACGGGAAGGTCGACCTCTCGATCAAGCAGGCGGACCCCGACTGGGAGCCCGAGCCGACCCAGCCGCGACGCAGCAAGTTGGACAAGGACTTCGACAAGCGCCTGCGCCGCTTCATGCACCAGTCACAGATGATCCAGGGAGAAGCGCGCCGCCAGCGCGAATCCCGCCGCTGA
- a CDS encoding DUF501 domain-containing protein gives MGPSERAVVSQQLGRPARGHIAVVHRCVYGLPTVVRVAPYLDDGTPFPTVFWLACPVARRHVGRLEADGTMESFNAAMAADAELAAGYAAAAGRYVAFRDALDRPIREDPAAGGMPGHIKCLHAHHAHFLATGDNPVGAKTHQQVTPMPCPGPCVDEDVLAEAYGELPPPATAPGAWEHAAPPRQRPRA, from the coding sequence ATGGGACCCAGCGAGCGTGCCGTGGTCTCCCAGCAGCTGGGCCGGCCTGCCCGCGGCCACATCGCCGTCGTGCACCGGTGCGTGTACGGCCTGCCCACCGTCGTCCGCGTCGCCCCCTACCTCGACGACGGCACCCCGTTCCCGACGGTGTTCTGGCTCGCGTGCCCGGTGGCGCGCCGCCACGTCGGCCGGCTCGAGGCCGACGGCACGATGGAGTCGTTCAACGCCGCCATGGCGGCCGACGCCGAGCTCGCGGCCGGCTACGCCGCCGCAGCCGGACGGTACGTCGCGTTCCGCGACGCGCTCGACCGACCGATCCGGGAAGATCCCGCAGCGGGCGGCATGCCGGGCCACATCAAGTGCCTGCACGCCCACCACGCCCACTTCCTGGCCACCGGCGACAACCCGGTCGGCGCCAAGACCCACCAGCAGGTCACGCCCATGCCGTGTCCGGGGCCGTGTGTCGACGAGGACGTCCTGGCCGAGGCGTACGGCGAGCTCCCGCCCCCCGCAACTGCTCCCGGCGCCTGGGAACACGCCGCGCCGCCTCGCCAGCGGCCCAGAGCCTGA
- a CDS encoding Ppx/GppA family phosphatase, protein MANRAAVDVGTNSVRVLVVDDDGHALAREMEITRLGQGVDETGELDDEALARTLDVIGRYRQRWEELGVRGDVRIAATSAIRDAADRERFFAGVRRVAGVGAEVLSGEDEAATAFRGATAKLDVGHPAALLDVGGGSTEVVVGDRAGDVKASISLQLGCVRLTERLLRSDPPTDQELQDARAEIAGQLDHAAETLGRQDADPGDCRSLIGVAGTVTTLAALSLDLDEYDADAVHGTVVSRETVGDLTRRLAALRSAERRELGPVAPGREDIILGGALVVEAVLDRFGYDALTASEADILDGLVAGG, encoded by the coding sequence ATGGCGAACCGTGCCGCCGTCGACGTGGGGACCAACTCGGTCCGCGTGCTGGTCGTCGACGACGACGGCCACGCGCTCGCCCGCGAGATGGAGATCACCCGTCTGGGACAGGGCGTCGACGAGACCGGGGAGCTCGACGACGAGGCGTTGGCCCGCACCCTGGACGTGATCGGCCGGTACCGCCAACGGTGGGAGGAGCTCGGCGTCCGGGGCGACGTGCGTATCGCAGCGACGTCCGCCATCCGTGACGCCGCCGACCGCGAGCGTTTCTTCGCGGGGGTGCGCCGGGTGGCGGGCGTCGGCGCCGAGGTGCTGTCCGGCGAGGATGAGGCCGCCACCGCGTTCCGCGGGGCGACCGCCAAGCTCGACGTCGGCCACCCCGCTGCGCTGTTGGACGTCGGGGGCGGCTCGACCGAGGTCGTCGTCGGAGACCGCGCCGGGGACGTCAAGGCGTCGATCTCGCTGCAGCTCGGCTGCGTCCGGCTCACCGAACGGCTGTTGCGGTCCGACCCGCCCACCGACCAGGAGCTGCAGGACGCCCGGGCGGAGATCGCCGGCCAGCTCGACCACGCCGCTGAGACGCTGGGGCGCCAGGACGCCGACCCCGGCGACTGTCGGTCGCTGATCGGCGTGGCCGGGACGGTCACGACCCTGGCGGCGTTGTCTCTCGACCTCGACGAGTACGACGCGGACGCCGTCCACGGCACCGTCGTGTCCCGCGAGACGGTCGGTGACCTCACCCGGCGGCTCGCTGCGCTGCGCTCCGCCGAGCGGCGCGAGCTCGGCCCGGTCGCCCCCGGACGCGAGGACATCATCCTGGGCGGGGCGTTGGTGGTCGAGGCGGTCCTGGACCGGTTCGGGTACGACGCGCTCACCGCCAGCGAAGCCGACATCCTCGACGGGTTGGTCGCCGGAGGCTGA